A region from the Dendropsophus ebraccatus isolate aDenEbr1 chromosome 1, aDenEbr1.pat, whole genome shotgun sequence genome encodes:
- the LOC138772984 gene encoding E3 ubiquitin-protein ligase TRIM11-like: protein MASADMRDELLCSICLNLYTDPVILRCGHNFCRDCVDHVLDTQDGSGVYSCPECREEFLERPELQRNITLRNVAERFRSSQPHQEEITGICCTYCIHSPVPAVRSCLLCEASLCDNHLRVHSKSPEHVLTDPSTSLENGKCSIHKELLKYFCTKEAICICVSCSLAGEHRGHRVEMLDEAFKKKKKKLENVLQKLMTKREKTEERVRSVEERRRKQQEKSSGEAERVTALFTDIRRRLDDLEKRVLSEISRQEEQLSLSLSDVIQKLEIKKNELSRKMRHIEELCNMTDPLAVLQEPDTGDLCDPEEEEEEEGGDEDTAGYDRGDRSVELISHLSHTLSDILRGVNIAFYVWDPADMLWDVNTVANNLLISNDRKTATWTRITQNHPETAERFQYNQVMSMGRFSSGRHYWDVEISRSGLWRVGMCYPSIDRRGHHSYIGDNIESWCLYGGWVCNTQYSVIHDIRKTQLPHRISSDRVRIYVDYEAGQLSFYELCDPIRHLHTFTTTFTEPLHAALCVYNGAIKTLGGAAPRRDSLHW, encoded by the coding sequence ATGGCATCTGCTGATATGAGAGATGAGCTGCTCTGCTCCATCTGTCTGAACCTTTATACAGATCCTGTAATcctgagatgtggacacaacttctgccgggACTGTGTTGATCATGTGCTGGATACACAGGACGGGTCtggagtttattcctgtcctgaatgTAGAGAAGAGTTTCTGGAACGTCCGGAACTGCAAAGGAACATAACTCTACGTAATGTAGCTGAACGTTTCCGGTCTAGTCAGCCCCATCAGGAGGAGATCACCGGGATCTGCTGCACTTACTGTATTCACTCTCCTGTACCTGCTGTGAGATCCTGTCTGCTgtgtgaggcttctctgtgtgataatCACCTGAGAGttcacagcaagtcaccagaacacgtcctgaccgatcccagcacttccctggagaaTGGAAAGTGCTCCATCCACAAGGAACTGTTAAAGTACTTTTGTACTAAGGAGGCCATCTGTATCTGTGTATCCTGCAGTTTGGCCGGAGAACATCGGGGGCACCGAGTGGAGATGTTGGATGAAGCtttcaagaagaagaagaaaaaattggaaaatgttctacagaaactgatgacaaagaGAGAAAAGACTGAGGAAAGAGTCCGGAGTGTGGAGGAGCGCAGGAGGAAACAGCAAGAAAAATCATCTGGAGAAGCGGAGAGAGTCACTGCCCTGTTTACAGACATCAGGAGACGGCTGGACGACCTGGAGAAGAGGGTCCTGAGTGAGATCtccaggcaggaggagcagctgtcactgtcactgtctgatgtcatccagaagctggaaataaagaagaatgagctgtccaggaagatgagacacattgaggagctgtgtaacatgACGGATCCACTGGCTGTCTTACAGGAAccagacacaggtgacttgtgtgatcctgaggaggaggaggaggaggagggaggtgatgaggacacagcaggataTGATAGAGGAGATCGAAGCGTGGAGCTGATCTCACATCTATCGCACACATTATCTGATATACTAAGAGGTGTAAATATAGCCTTCTATGTGTGGGATCCTGCAGACATGTTATGGGATGTAAACACAGTGGCTAATAATCTCCTTATATCTAATGACCGGAAAACTGCGACCTGGACACGGATAACACAGAAtcatccagaaacagcagagagattcCAGTATAATCAGGTGATGAGCATGGGGAGATTCTCCTCAGggcgacattactgggatgtggagatCAGTAGATCAGGACTATGGAGGGTGGGgatgtgttatcccagtatagACAGGAGGGGGCATCATTCTTACATTGGGGATAATATTGAGTCCTGGTGTTTATATGGAGGGTGGGTGTGTAATACTCAATATTCAGTGATACATGACATTAGAAAGACCCAGTTACCTCACCGGATCTCCAGTGATAGAGTCAGAATATATGtggattatgaggccgggcagctgtccttttatgagctgtgtgaccccatcagacacttacacacaTTCACCAccaccttcaccgagccccttcATGCTGCATTATGTGTGTATAATGGTGCTATAAAGACATTGGGAGGAGCCGCTCCCAGGAGAGACTCTCTTCATTGGTGA
- the LOC138788629 gene encoding prostaglandin F synthase 1-like, giving the protein MALKPDSYVVLNDGHKMPVLGFGTYAPDTYTKEQAGEAAKVAIEVGYRHIDCAFIYGNEVQVGQAIRSKIADGTVKRKDIFYTGKLWSTNHTPERVRPALENSLKDLQLDYMDLFLIHSPVEFKPGDDPFPKDESGKLIFHNTDIRDTWKALEACKDAGLVRSIGVSNFNHRQLERILTMPGLKYKPVCNQVECHIFLNQSKLLKFCKSHDIALVGYSVLGSSRVKEWIDQNSPQVLEDPVLNAVAKKLKRSPAQVAMRYLLQRGIVVLAKSFTPERIKLNFQVFDFQLSDEDMKALDGINKNLRYLSIDSWKEHPKYPYHDEF; this is encoded by the exons TACACCAAAGAACAGGCCGGGGAAGCCGCCAAGGTGGCCATCGAGGTAGGATACCGCCACATTGACTGCGCCTTTATCTATGGTAATGAAGTTCAGGTCGGCCAAGCCATCAGATCAAAGATCGCTGACGGGACGGTGAAGAGAAAAGACATTTTTTATACTGGAAAG CTTTGGAGCACAAACCACACTCCTGAGAGGGTCCGACCGGCCCTGGAGAACTCCCTGAAGGATTTGCAGCTGGATTACATGGACCTCTTCCTCATCCACTCACCCGTGGAGTTTAAG CCCGGAGATGATCCCTTTCCCAAGGATGAAAGTGGGAAACTAATTTTTCATAACACGGATATCCGGGATACATGGAAG GCTTTGGAAGCGTGCAAAGATGCCGGGCTGGTCCGATCCATTGGCGTCTCCAATTTTAACCACAGGCAATTGGAGCGAATTCTCACCATGCCGGGACTGAAGTACAAACCGGTGTGCAACCAG GTAGAATGTCACATATTCCTCAATCAGAGCAAATTACTGAAGTTCTGCAAATCTCATGACATTGCGCTGGTGGGATACAGTGTGCTGGGGTCCAGCAGAGTAAAGGAATG GATTGATCAAAATTCTCCCCAAGTTCTTGAAGACCCTGTATTGAATGCAGTTGCTAAGAAGCTGAAGCGCTCCCCAGCCCAGGTGGCCATGCGGTATCTGCTCCAGAGGGGGATAGTCGTCCTAGCAAAAAGCTTTACCCCCGAGAGGATCAAACTAAACTTCCAG GTTTTTGACTTTCAGTTAAGTGATGAAGACATGAAAGCGCTCGATGGCATCAATAAAAACTTGCGTTACCTGAGTATTGATTC cTGGAAAGAGCACCCAAAGTATCCCTACCACGATGAGTTTTGA